The DNA region GAAGCACACACCTATGCAAGAAAGGTCCCGGCCGAGAACTGATCCCATTCAGAAGCCAGGACCAATTTCTCACCGTCAGTGAGATCTAAATTGGGACTCTGGAAAGAAAATCTGTCAGCCAAAACGCTGGATCCCAACTGGGACTAAATAGGAATAGGGTGGGATGGGAAGGGAACAGGTAAGTACTACTAACTTGATTAAGGTAAAGCTTACTGAACACCCTAAATAGGATCTTAATGGCTAGAGATGTTCTCTGGCCAGTGCTTTTACAAGCTCCTTGCTGTGTTTTCCCTTAAAAGTGATGGGGCAGGAACCAGAATCTGGGATCTCTCAGCTAGATGAAGGATTTACTTATTAAATCTTAACCCATGAGTGACTGGAAATCATGGTGCAGTCAGAATTCAGAGTTCCTGACTGGAAATAATATGGCAAAGACCATGTTCAGGAAAAAGTTTCGGTTTCTCTGTGCAGCAAGCATGATACTCCACCTATTTCCTGAACATGAAAATTGAGCTGGGATTGGGATTGTGTATATGCAGGGAGCACATCAGCCCTCCAAGGAGAGATGGACCTCAAAGTGTATTTCTTTAGCCACTTAAGTTGACAAAAAGGGAAAAGTTGTCTAGAAGGGAAGCATGACAATACTGGAAAGTAGATGTtactgtgaagaaaataaaaagggatcAACAAGAGGGTATGATTCGTGTGAAAGTAAAACTAATTCCAGCCACACCAAGCAGGCTGATGAGTGGGTACAAGAAGTCAGATGCTTCTGAAGAAAGCTGGGTGACGAGGGGAGCACATTGTTCTTTACAGTTCTTATTCTTGTGCATTAGCAAAGGAACAACCAAGGGGACTGTTGAAATAAATATAACGACAGAGACTGGTTTGTCCTTTACATGTTAAGGGTAATATAGTTAAACAATATCCTCACAGCTCTTGGATGTATGCTTTCTTCTCAAATTAGGAAAAAGTTACATATTCAGGAGGAGAATATCTATTTGGAAGATGCAAAGTCTTTCTTTTCTGCTCCCTGGTTCCAGTACCGTTTCATGTTTTCATTAGTAAGgtggatgaggaaatggagaaagtGCTCCTTAAGCTTTGTGAATGACACCGAGTTGGTAGGAGTATTCTAGCACATTGCAAGGTAACTCCTACCAAGGGCCATACCCTTGAAACTGTGGTAAATGCACTTGGCTAAAATGgatattagaattttatttatttttttaaagattttttttggatgtagaccgtttttaaagtctttattgaatttgttacaatatcgcacctgttttatgtttcggttttttggccccgaggcatgtgggatcttagctcaccgaccagggatcgaacctgcaccccctgcattggaaggccaagtcttaaccactggaccgccagggaagtccctagaatttTAAATACGCATGTCAATGGTGAGGAAtagaaataaatagtaaaatcCATGAGAGAGAAGTAAGAGGATGGCTAATGCTCTAACAATATTGAAATGTCATATGTGTAAGTACAAATAAAAAAGATTCAGACATGTATGTAATAGAGTCTAGGCTGAATGACTGTGAGTTGTTAATGCTATATATCCAAAAGTTAACATGATCTAACTGCAAAGTAACCTCACTATACTTGGACTGTGAGTAAAGTCCAAGATAGTCTAGGGTGCTGTCTTTCAGGATGGGTATCAAATGAAAACTAGATCAAGGAGAGTAATGAAAATTATTGAATGGCTTGAAAAGTACAATGTGCTAATGTGACTGACTTAGAAATATTACCTCAGAAATATTACCTCAGCTTATCAATTTAAGTGTTGTCCCACTACCTTAGGAGACTATCTCCTTACTCCATATATTTACATAATGCTAATGTTGTTGTAAACATTTTATAACTTCCTCTGTTAGAAATGCCTCTGGAATGCTTGGCTACATATCCTTAAACGGGGCAAGTCTTTGTCCTGTGACAAGACAGAGTTGATGTTTTAGTAAATGAGACCATTCAGAATCAAATATGGCAGTTCAGGTGGGAGATCAAAATGGGTAATGATGATTGGGGTCAAAGATAAGGTAGGACTGGAAAGGAAGGAGACTGATTTACTCCTGAGGTTGATAAACCCACTGAGGGAACATTTTGGAAAGAGGAGTTCCAGAAATGTTTTGCATAACTGCAGCAGCATTGCTGGAATAAGTCGCTTGTAGCCTTCCAAGATAACTGTTTTGAAGAACAGTTCTTATTCATTTGCATAAGCTttggaatttttgtttttaaaaaattagtaatacAACATTACAGTCATGCCTCAAAGCACTaccttaaagaaataattatttcatctAGAGGAAAAAGTGCTCAGGAGTCTTCAAAAACACAAAAGCGTGTTTTAGAAGAATCATTTTCATTTGCCATTAATGCTGGGATTTAAATTATTAGAGGGAAAAACTAGGTGAGCCTATCAGGATTTCGTGTCAGTAAACACTGTTTACAGTAGACACTGTTGTGCAGGCATGAAAGTAAAATTCAAATCTCTTCCTTCAGAAAGGGCTTTGCAGTTCACTTGTCCCTGGGTAGCTATTCTTCCTCTTCTACCATAAATAGGTGGTGGAGAGGAAGAGCAGCCCAACATACCCTAAGACTAGAGGCAGGTATGTGTGTTGGAGCCTAAAGGGCAACCACAGTGTTTGCAAGTGAAAGCTGATAGTGACTCTTGGCATGCAAGCCTGTGCACCCCCAAACCGCTTATCAGGGTCAAGTCGACTTAAAATATCCTTGGGAGGGACCATGGGAAGTCAGCATAGCCTTGCTAGGCTATAGTTAGTCAACCAGCGATTTTCATGGTCATAATAGGGAGGTTTGGGAGCCCAAGTGAATCCCAGTTTTCCTTTTCTGGGCTTCAGAGACAAGCACCAGACTTTATCTAAAGGGATAGGTTCTACAGCGTAAAGCATTCAAAACTTTTCTCAAAATCATCTGGTTAAGCACCTGTCACCAAGGTGCTGCTTTTTGGCTTCGTAGTCGTGAAGCAAATAAACAACTTATATAATAAGTTAAGGAGGGAAAGAACAAAGGGAAGTAAATCTTTTCCAAACTCCAGATGTCAATGGTTATCTATATACATTCACCAGTGGACAGTTAGGAAATGGAAACATTGGCTTATCTGATTTTCTTATATCTAATAATGAGGATTCAGTAAATGGCAGTTGCTCATGTTTGTCAAGCACTATCTGATGTGCCTTAATATTTACTGATTTAATCATTGGAACAACTTCATGAAGTAGAtaccattttcattattttatagatgaagaaaacaggcaagttaagtaacttacccaaggtcacatagttagTGGCAGAGTCATGATTTAAACCCAGTCTGACTCCCAAGCCTTCCATACAGGCTCCCAAAAGGAGATTTCCAGAACCAAGCAAGGCACAGAATTTCACAGGTGTGCTCCTTCCTAAACATGACCTTTAGATGAACCGCTGGACACATAAATCATAGCCACAGAggaactttaaaatgaaaacaaaaaatacaacatCAAGCCTGGTTTGGTAGTGGTTAAAGAACAGTTAGTTGCCCATATGCATATTTGCAAAATGACTTATACACGAGACAACACTGCCATGATCTGTAGATTTTGAGATGTGAACTAATAGTTCGGAGAAACATAGCTGAATACAACAAAAAGCCTTATATTTCTAGCACCGCATAAATTAGCAATGGCTTTTACTTGCCTTAACTCTGAATCTCCACAACAGCACTCTGAGCCAGCCATTCTTAGTCTCATGTTACAGATGACATTGCTGAAGCTCAGAGGTTAAGTGACATACCCAAGACCACATAGCTAGCAAAGCTGGGTCTCCCACTCAGCCTTTCTGACTCAAGTGTGACTTGTCTTACCAAGCTACttacctgtttgttttttttttttttttttcggtacgcgggcctctcaccgttgtggcctcccccgttgcggagcacaggctccagacgcgcaggctccggacacgcaggctcagcggccatggctcatgggcccagccgctccgcggcatgtgggatcgtcccagaccggggcatgaacccgcgtcccctgcatcggcaggcggactctcaaccactgtgccaccagggaagccccctgtttggCTTTTCTTCAAAGTCAGGCAGTGGTTTTTTTTATGTTGAAGACTATTCACTAATTAGTACTTAGAGATTTCATCTTTAAGAGGTTTTCATCTTTCTGTGAAAGAGATTGATTGGCCCACAAATTTGGGGAGCCAtatctgtttgtatatttggttTGGCTTATGCCTGGGTCCTCTCCATGAGGGTGTATTTTCATTGAGTTAGAATTGTGAGTTAGATTTAGACGTGTGTGTAAAATTTTCATTGTAACTTACACACAGTCCAGGTTTCTCTTGTGGGTAAACGGTTCCAGGCCTCTGAGGCCAGACCTTTAAGACTAGTTACCCAAATATGCTATTGACTCCAGCAGAACAGTGCAATTTCTAAACATTCCCCCAATACtagattagttttgtttttgtttttgttttttatttttggctgtgttgggtcttcattgctgcgagcgggctttctctagttgtggcgagcaccacccttcattgtggtgcacaggtttctcgtcgcggtggcttctcttgttgcagagcacaggctctaggtgcgcgggctctagagcgcaggctcagtagttgtggcacacaggcttagttgctccgcggcatgtgggatcttcccagaccagggctcaaacccgcatctcctgattggcaggcggatttttaaccactgcaccaccagggaagtcctttttttttttttttttaattgagaagtAGAAAAGGATGTGTCATATTGTGATAAGTGATATTGTGTATTTCTGATTGAACGTAATCTTTTAGGCTACCAGTTCTTTGTTGGTagcaggaaggagaaaataaCTAGAGGAATGTGGATTGCTTGCAGCTAACCAGGATTTGTTAATCTGGTTAGTTCGTTTTCTCCCATGCTTTTGAGAAGAGGCATTACTCTTGGAtttcagatggccaacaggaagGTTCAAGCTTTTAAATCCAGATTGAATCAGTGACGGGAATGAAGTAGGAATTTAAACTGTACTTGGGTGTTAGTTGCCCCTATTGGCTCACTAATGGCCTTTTTGAACTGGTGCAGACAAAGCtaagattcattcattctttcattcattcattcattcaacaaacaaatcgtgagtgcctactgtgttccaggcactggacattgatttttttttttagtaattaattaattaattaattaattaggttttttcgctgtgtcgggtcttagttgtggcacatgagatctttttgttgcagcacgggctctttgttgccatgcgcaggcttctctctagttgtggtgtgcgggttttctctctctagttgtggtgcgtgggctctatagttgtggtgcgcggggtccagagcacgtgggctctttagtttgcggcacgcgggtgctctagttgaggcacatgagctcagttgctctgcggcatgtgggatcttagttccttgaccagggatcaaacctgcgtcccctgcgttggaaggcggattctttaccactggaccaccagggaagtccctggacattGATTTTATACTATCTGGTAGTCTCCATGCCACCCTAACCTTGAAATAGATCAATAGACAAGAGATCTGCATTGGAGACTCATCCTTCAGAGAAGGTCTGTGATTTGGGAAGTATTTCAAGTAAGATTAATTTCCCAAATTTCAGTATCTACCATATACATTCATTCCAGTCATTGAATCCTCTAGAGATTCCAAGGGTTGTGTTTCACTGAGACTAATTTTATTCATTGATGCCAGTTTTGGGATTCAGTCAGTTTAGATTAGAAATCTGGAATCTCCCTCAGTTTTAGAGAATAGATTGGTTTCCACTTTCATAGTTTGAGGGTAAACTTTCTTTTCTAGGAAATTAGAGCAGCATCTATTAGGAATACTACTTCTGCCAGAATTTTAACTTACAGGCCCAGCTGCCAATGCCAAATAGTCTGAAGAAGCCAGATTATCATCAAGGTTATATCGAAGGATGAGCTCTTGTCTCATTAGTCAGTGTAGTGTGTGGCCAGGAAGCAGGCCCAGGATCAGTCTTCAGAAATAATAAAGTATGTTGTAGACAGTAAATAGCTGACTTTAGAAACCACTTGTAAAGAACTCTTAGCCTGAGTTTATTAAGACACAAAAGCAACTTCTCCTGAAACACAGGCTTAATATATGTTGCTGGGTTCAAGAACGCTTAACCAAGGGGCGATTTTTTGAGGGAAAATAATGGTGTTCCACTCGTAGGGTCATAGGTGACCAGAAAAAGAAAGGTCCAGCCAAGGCTTGGAAAGACTGCACATAGATTTGGAAGGCAGTAAAACTGGATGCCAGGTATCACTTCTACATACTGGCGTGATTTCACGTAGGAGGTCTGCCCAGTGCCCAAGCCTGAGTGTTGAGATTGGGTGCGCAGTCACCATCACTGACATTGCACTTCTCCTTTCTGTACTTTCAGACCCGGATGCAGAGCCTACAGCCTGATCCAGCTGCCCGCTATCGCAATGTGTTGGAGGCCCTCTGGAGGATTATAAGAACGGAGGGGCTGTGGAGGCCCATGCGAGGCCTGAACGTCACAGCAACTGGCGCAGGGCCTGCCCACGCCCTCTATTTTGCCTgctatgaaaagttaaaaaagacaCTGAGTGATGTAATCCACCCTGGGGGCAATAGCCATATTGCCAATGGTATTGAGCCTTCCTGTGCTGGTTCCCCCACTTTCCCAACTCTTTGGGCTTTGCTGTTGTCAGTGCTTTCCAGTCTCAGCATGATTTGAAGCTGAAGCTTTGGGCTGGAGTAGGCCAGATTATAGGGGAGGGACTTCCAAACCTGATGTTCTCAGACAATGGgctgctccagccccaccccttctTTGGGGCATCTCAACAAAGGGTTACAATATCCTCCCTTACGTACCAGCTTGACtctttcctctcattttctcCCTGGTATCAGCTTCTGATGCCCTGGTAATGTGGAGACACACACTGAACTGCCCCCATTATGTATTTCTTGGTAGTTGGGTGGTATCCCACTCCTCGGGGCAGGATTGGAGGTAACCCAGCCACCCAAGGAAGACATCAGTGGAGCCTCAGCTCTTCGCCTCACCTTTTCAGGATCCCAGCTGCCCACAGGCAGTTTGTGTCATGGAGGACATGACAAGGCCTCAACAAGTGAATGGTGCTGGGGCCGGGGGGCTTCTGTACAGAGAAACCAGAGGGTTGGAGATTGTGTGGAAGTAATGGAAGGGATGGCAGCCTGGAGAAAACCAAAGTGAAAGTGGAGAGGAGAGGGTGAGGGATACGGTAGTTCAGGACCTGAGGGAAAGGTCTAGGTGGACAGATGTTAGGATTTGGAGACTGGGGTTGGGCAGCATGGGGCAGCAGGATAGAAGGTGAGATTCTGTGGTGGAGATCTGACCACCTGCCCCTCGTGCTCTCCCGCCTCTGGAAGCGGTTGATGTGCTGGCATCCCTTGGCCACAGTGTAACTGCTTCCTGTCCGGAGCATGAGCTGCATTTATTCTCAGAGCCATCTTTGTTGAAACAAATCTGGGCTGTTTCTCAGACTCTTCCTGGCCTTCCTATCGTAGCTGTGGAAGGTAGATTGATGGCCTTATTAAGTTAGAGGGAACAAGTATCTTCATTTCTCTGAACAGGCATTTAGAAGCAGTGGGTTCCCACCTTTTAAACTGGCTCTTAACTTTCCCTTTCCCTGCTGTGGTTTATCACAGCCACGCCCCTTCACTCTGGGTCCTCCGTGAGTCAGTCACCCTTTCCTGGCCTTACATGTGGcagttgttttttcctttacagGCACGGCCGGGTGTGTGGCAACATTACTTCATGATGCAGCCATGAATCCAGCAGAAGGTAATGATTCCTCACCCTTTCCCTCTGTGGGCAGCTGCGTCTACATCTCTGGGCTTTTCCTTTATATTTGGTTTGCAGGAGAAAGCCAGGGAGCACCCCATCAGTTTTGGTGGGAAATCCTGGCGTGTTACGTTGTCTTACCACTAGAGGGCACTCCCTCCATGTTGTCCGTGCTTAGGAGGAGTCCCTTAGACAGGAAGCATATTCAGTGAGATTTAttcacctggggcttccctgggaaaACGTCTGGCTCTATGTGGCCTATTCCTGGGCCTTCCTAGAAGTCCGCTTTATAGTGGATTTGATGTAAAAAATTTAGcaaattatttcacttttcttCAGAAAGGTGAAGATGGATTCTGACATTTGAAAATACTGCCTATCTTGTTGGAATGAAGAATGGTTGAGATAGGAATGAAAGGTACATTGGTAGAGCTTAGTCCCTGCACTGCTGCTTGGATCTTGGCTTTTCAGTTGGAGAAAGAGGTACCCAAACAAATATGAAAGGATAGCACAGTTGCCAGGTTCCTTAAAGTTCCAGTTCTTTACCTGTCTGGGCAAGGCCATGGCAAGGAAAGAGCCAAAGGTAAGCTGAAGATTATACCTGAGCTTATACCATGTATCTACTTGAGGGGGTAGGAGATGTTTGGAAACTAAAGCCATATGCTTCTTGACTAAGAATTTTGTTTGTGGTAgcccttctcctcttcctgtgGAAGGATGACATCCTCATGTTGTAAGAGTTCAGTGTTCTGTGTACCTGAGGATTGGGATTGTTAGGGCTCTGTGTTCATTATTATGTTCACTGCCACTGAATCACTTCTTGTCTTAAGAGTTACGAAAGGGTAAGATGGTAACGATAATAGGTAGGTACTTATTTCAAGGAAACCCTCTGGAGTCTAACCTGTAGATATATCCTATATTAATTGGCTGGTTTTAAAGAGATCCTCCTAGAATTGGGTCCATTATTTTTTAGCCCTTTATCACCCTCTCCTATCCCCTCCTCTCAAAAAAGGGAAACCTTCACTAATCAGGCTGACAATTCACTCatacttttttctctctccaatcCATTGGCTGATCCACTGGCTTGGGACTCCGAATCTGGACGCTCCTGCTCACCGGCTGATGGTTGTCACCACTCCCTTCTTCTCCTTGATGGCACCGCCAGTGGTGAAGCAGAGGATGCAAATGTACAACTCACCGTACCACCGGGTGACAGACTGTGTACGGGCAGTGTGGCAAAATGAAGGGGCCGGGGCCTTTTACCGCAGCTACACCACGCAGCTAACCATGAACGTTCCCTTCCAAGCCATTCATTTCATGACCTATGAATTCCTGCAGGAGCACTTTAACCCCCAGAGACGGTACAACCCCAGCTCCCACGTCCTCTCCGGAGCCTGCGCAGGAGCTGTAGCTGCCGCTGCCACAACCCCACTGGACGTTTGCAAAACACTGCTCAACACCCAGGAATCCCTGGCTTTGAACTCAAACATTACAGGACACATCACAGGCATGGCTAGTGCCTTCAGGACGGTGTATCAAGTCGGCGGGGTGACCGCCTACTTCCGAGGGGTGCAGGCTAGAGTAATTTACCAGATCCCCTCCACAGCCATCGCGTGGTCTGTGTATGAGTTCTTCAAATACCTAATCACTAAGCGGCAAGAAGAGTGGAGGGCAGGCAAGTGAAGCAGCACTGAATGGAGCCAGGGTTCGGCCAGCACTGCTGCTCTGCCCACTCCAGCCGCGTTCTCTGTCTCCCGGCACACTCCAGCCTCGGGCGGGGTGGGAAGGAAGGCAGAGGGCTCTCCCCCCCCAGGCTCTTGGTGTTTTGGCTGACACCAGTTCCTGCCGCCCTCCGTCGTCGCCGCCTTTCCTTCCGGGTCCTGAGCAAGTGCAGCAAGTCACACCACAGCATCTCTGACACTGTCTCCTTCCTGGGCCTGATGACCTGCTCTAGACTGTTACAGAGGGATAAGCAGCTCATTCCCCTGGTTCCTAATAAAAAGCCTTTAAATTAAACGGTTTCATTGGGTTTGTCTTGCCAAAGGGGAAGTGAAATGCTGTCAACTGTTCTTGACTAAGCGTAAATCAAGGGGCCCACAGGGAAGGTTTATTGCGTATGTCTGTAGTTTTTGTTTCTGCTGTTTTCACGGTGATTTAAGACTTTGGGGCCCTACTCCCCCTTTT from Mesoplodon densirostris isolate mMesDen1 chromosome 1, mMesDen1 primary haplotype, whole genome shotgun sequence includes:
- the SLC25A28 gene encoding mitoferrin-2, with protein sequence MELEGRGAGGVAGGPAAGPGRSPGESALLDGWLQRGVGRGASGGEAGACRPPVRQDPDSGPDYEALPAGATVTTHMVAGAVAGILEHCVMYPIDCVKTRMQSLQPDPAARYRNVLEALWRIIRTEGLWRPMRGLNVTATGAGPAHALYFACYEKLKKTLSDVIHPGGNSHIANGTAGCVATLLHDAAMNPAEVVKQRMQMYNSPYHRVTDCVRAVWQNEGAGAFYRSYTTQLTMNVPFQAIHFMTYEFLQEHFNPQRRYNPSSHVLSGACAGAVAAAATTPLDVCKTLLNTQESLALNSNITGHITGMASAFRTVYQVGGVTAYFRGVQARVIYQIPSTAIAWSVYEFFKYLITKRQEEWRAGK